From the genome of Paraburkholderia flava, one region includes:
- a CDS encoding FAD-dependent oxidoreductase — protein sequence MGAIHDVVIQPDVVADAPFSNLSTRGHQMFPKLSTEEIERMRRFGEVHRWQPGEMLFETGQPGPGMFVVLEGVVKIYQRDGLGREHVVTEHRYGDFMAEVGQLSGRPALVNGVALEPTECLLLVPERLRALIVAEADLGERIMRALILRRVALIEKGAGGPILVGKRNDSRLVSLQGFLSRNGHPHSVIDERDEDALGLIEQFAERPEDLPLVICPDGSVLRHPSDPELATCLGLLPDLDNSRVYDVAIVGAGPAGLATAVYAASEGLSVIVLDSRAPGGQAGASSRIENYLGFPTGITGQALAGRAFVQAQKFGAHVAIPVKVKALHCDEQPHRLELKCGGSVTAQAIVIASGAVYRRPAIEGLERFDGRGVYYWASPVEAKLCKHEEIVLVGGGNSAGQAIVYLATHAKRVHVLIRRSDFAATMSRYLIDRIASLPNVIVHPHTEIGGIDGDESGLTSVGLKKPLPDGTQQFNTRHLFLFTGADPNTDWLRTCGVQLDPKGFVLTGVDGDNSCSLTTSVDGVFAIGDARAGSTKRVAAAVGEGAAVVSQIHQMLAVNAGEAIALGA from the coding sequence ATGGGAGCAATTCACGATGTAGTGATTCAGCCGGACGTCGTCGCCGACGCGCCGTTCTCGAATCTGTCCACCCGGGGTCATCAGATGTTCCCGAAGCTCTCGACCGAAGAGATCGAGCGCATGCGCCGCTTCGGCGAAGTCCATCGCTGGCAGCCGGGCGAGATGCTGTTCGAGACCGGCCAGCCCGGTCCGGGCATGTTCGTCGTGCTCGAAGGCGTCGTGAAAATTTACCAGCGCGACGGTCTCGGTCGCGAGCACGTGGTAACCGAACATCGGTACGGTGATTTCATGGCCGAAGTCGGTCAGCTGTCCGGCCGTCCCGCACTCGTGAACGGCGTTGCACTCGAACCGACCGAATGTCTGCTGCTCGTGCCGGAACGGCTGCGCGCGTTGATCGTCGCGGAAGCCGATCTCGGCGAACGCATCATGCGTGCGCTGATCCTGCGTCGCGTGGCGCTGATCGAGAAAGGCGCGGGCGGTCCGATTCTCGTCGGTAAACGCAATGATTCGAGACTCGTCTCACTGCAAGGCTTTCTTTCGCGCAATGGTCATCCGCATTCGGTGATCGACGAACGCGACGAGGACGCACTCGGCCTGATCGAACAGTTCGCCGAGCGCCCGGAAGATCTGCCGCTCGTGATCTGTCCGGACGGTTCGGTGCTGCGTCATCCGAGCGATCCCGAACTCGCGACCTGCCTCGGCCTGCTGCCCGATCTCGACAACTCGCGCGTGTACGACGTCGCGATCGTCGGTGCCGGTCCGGCCGGACTGGCGACTGCGGTGTACGCGGCATCGGAGGGTTTGTCGGTGATCGTGCTCGACTCGCGCGCGCCTGGCGGCCAGGCGGGCGCCAGCTCGCGGATCGAAAACTATCTCGGCTTCCCGACCGGCATCACCGGGCAGGCGCTCGCAGGCCGGGCGTTCGTGCAGGCGCAGAAGTTCGGCGCGCACGTCGCGATTCCGGTCAAGGTGAAGGCGCTGCATTGCGACGAGCAGCCGCATCGTCTCGAGCTGAAGTGCGGCGGCAGCGTGACCGCGCAGGCGATCGTGATCGCGAGCGGCGCGGTGTACCGCCGGCCGGCGATCGAAGGACTCGAGCGTTTCGACGGTCGCGGCGTGTACTACTGGGCGTCGCCGGTCGAGGCGAAGCTGTGCAAGCACGAAGAGATCGTGCTGGTCGGCGGCGGCAATTCGGCGGGCCAGGCCATCGTTTATCTCGCGACGCACGCGAAGCGCGTGCACGTACTGATCCGCCGCAGCGATTTCGCCGCGACGATGTCGCGTTATCTGATCGACCGCATCGCGTCGCTGCCGAACGTGATCGTTCATCCGCACACGGAAATCGGCGGGATCGACGGCGACGAAAGCGGGCTTACGTCAGTCGGACTGAAAAAGCCGCTGCCTGACGGCACGCAGCAGTTCAATACGCGCCATCTGTTCCTCTTCACCGGCGCCGATCCGAATACCGACTGGCTGCGCACCTGCGGCGTGCAACTTGATCCGAAGGGCTTCGTGCTGACCGGCGTCGACGGCGACAACTCGTGCTCGCTGACCACCAGCGTCGACGGCGTGTTCGCGATCGGCGACGCGCGCGCCGGCTCGACGAAGCGCGTCGCGGCGGCGGTCGGTGAAGGCGCGGCAGTTGTGTCGCAGATTCACCAGATGCTCGCGGTCAATGCGGGCGAAGCGATCGCGCTCGGGGCGTAA